The Thalassotalea psychrophila genome window below encodes:
- the cysQ gene encoding 3'(2'),5'-bisphosphate nucleotidase CysQ, whose amino-acid sequence MTISQSLLDIAIASAKKAGVEVMRFYHQGDFEKFTKDDESPVTSADLAANKILEDELARLTPDIPIISEESPYLPLAEREHWPRYWLLDPIDGTGEFIAGSGDFAVNIALIENGWPKIGVIHAPAHEVTYFAETGKGAFKQDNFITKQINVAGYDGKRALNVGVSRRQKLAVMAQYLSDEYSYNHLPLGSCSLKSCQIAEGTTDCYLRIGPTGEWDTGASQCILEEAGGTILDSELNSLSYNKRESLMNPDFIGIGNQQINWQDVIKPHRCERDY is encoded by the coding sequence ATGACAATAAGCCAAAGCTTATTAGATATTGCTATTGCTAGTGCCAAAAAAGCTGGTGTTGAAGTGATGCGGTTTTATCATCAAGGCGACTTTGAAAAATTTACTAAAGACGATGAATCACCAGTAACAAGTGCCGACTTAGCCGCAAATAAAATATTAGAAGATGAATTAGCTCGGTTAACACCTGATATCCCTATTATTTCTGAGGAAAGCCCATATTTACCGTTAGCTGAACGCGAACATTGGCCTCGTTATTGGCTATTAGATCCAATAGATGGTACCGGTGAATTTATTGCTGGTAGTGGCGACTTTGCAGTAAATATAGCCTTGATCGAAAATGGTTGGCCTAAAATAGGGGTTATTCATGCTCCTGCACATGAAGTTACTTATTTTGCTGAAACTGGTAAAGGTGCATTCAAGCAAGATAATTTTATTACAAAGCAAATTAACGTTGCTGGTTATGATGGCAAAAGGGCGTTAAATGTTGGCGTGAGCCGCAGACAAAAACTTGCGGTAATGGCCCAATATTTAAGTGATGAATATTCATATAATCACTTACCATTAGGGAGCTGTTCATTAAAAAGTTGCCAGATAGCAGAAGGCACTACAGACTGTTATTTACGAATAGGTCCAACTGGCGAGTGGGACACAGGAGCTAGCCAATGTATTTTGGAAGAAGCTGGTGGCACTATCTTAGATAGCGAATTAAACTCTCTTTCTTATAATAAACGAGAAAGTTTAATGAACCCCGATTTTATTGGTATTGGCAACCAACAAATCAATTGGCAAGATGTTATCAAACCTCACCGTTGTGAGCGTGATTATTAA
- a CDS encoding PhnA domain-containing protein — protein MSIEQTLRDRSDDKCELCGAQDNLSVYEVPPVAEPNSDKSVLVCSTCDSQITSTDGVYDTNHWRCLNDSMWSQVPAVQVMAYRMLKRMNSESWAQDALDMIYLEDDVREWADSAAGDALEADEPTLDNNKAALAAGDNVVLIKDLVVKGANFTAKRGTAVRNISLTSNPLHIEGRVNGTRIVIISDYVKKM, from the coding sequence ATGTCTATTGAACAAACCTTAAGAGATCGCAGTGACGATAAATGCGAGCTTTGTGGCGCACAAGATAACCTTTCCGTTTATGAAGTACCACCTGTTGCAGAGCCTAATTCTGATAAAAGCGTTTTAGTTTGTTCTACATGTGATAGCCAAATAACTAGCACAGACGGTGTTTATGACACGAACCATTGGCGCTGTTTAAATGACAGTATGTGGTCACAAGTTCCTGCTGTACAAGTAATGGCTTATCGTATGCTTAAGCGTATGAATAGTGAAAGTTGGGCGCAAGATGCTTTAGACATGATTTATCTTGAAGATGACGTTCGAGAATGGGCCGACTCAGCTGCCGGTGATGCATTAGAAGCTGATGAGCCAACACTAGATAATAACAAAGCGGCATTAGCGGCTGGTGACAATGTTGTATTGATTAAAGATTTAGTGGTAAAAGGTGCTAATTTTACTGCTAAACGCGGTACTGCAGTTAGAAATATATCACTCACATCAAACCCACTTCACATTGAAGGCCGTGTAAACGGAACTCGTATAGTAATCATTAGTGATTACGTGAAAAAGATGTAA
- a CDS encoding hydrolase: MLKTSSFKPAWWLSNRHLQTMAAKILRRNQTVAVINETVELPDGDFVDLAWTEDPNLHPLKPIVYVLHGLEGSINSHYAKGMMGAIKAKGWIGLLMHFRGCSGRPNRQGPSYHSGDTWDIHYCTEHLKERFVNRPVAILGFSLGGNVLANYLAEDPNNPFRCAAVICAPLHLASCSTQIDQGFSKVYQKYLVDMLKDSTTEKIKLKLISHIELAELEQIKTLFEFDQKVTAPINGFESAEDYYEKASGLYQLDKITKPTLIIHAMDDPFLCHKYLNKIPENSSINLEVSKHGGHVGFISGRNPFKPQYWLENRVLNFIEEQFSK; this comes from the coding sequence ATGTTAAAAACCAGTTCATTCAAACCTGCTTGGTGGCTAAGTAATCGTCACCTACAAACCATGGCAGCCAAAATTTTACGTCGTAATCAAACTGTTGCTGTAATTAACGAAACCGTTGAATTACCTGATGGTGACTTTGTCGATCTTGCTTGGACTGAAGATCCAAATCTACACCCATTAAAACCGATTGTATATGTGTTGCATGGTTTAGAAGGCTCTATCAATAGCCATTATGCTAAGGGCATGATGGGAGCAATTAAAGCGAAAGGCTGGATAGGCTTGTTGATGCACTTTCGAGGTTGCAGTGGACGCCCTAACCGACAAGGCCCGTCATATCATAGTGGCGATACTTGGGACATCCACTATTGTACTGAGCACCTTAAAGAACGTTTTGTTAATAGACCTGTAGCCATATTAGGGTTTTCTCTTGGTGGTAACGTATTGGCTAATTATTTAGCCGAAGATCCTAATAACCCATTTCGTTGTGCAGCAGTTATCTGTGCGCCTTTGCATCTTGCCAGTTGTAGCACCCAAATTGATCAAGGCTTTTCCAAGGTCTATCAAAAATATTTGGTAGATATGCTTAAAGACAGTACCACTGAAAAAATAAAGCTCAAGCTCATCTCCCATATTGAGCTTGCTGAATTAGAGCAAATTAAGACCCTTTTCGAATTTGACCAAAAAGTGACTGCGCCAATTAATGGTTTTGAAAGTGCTGAAGATTATTATGAAAAAGCCAGTGGCTTGTATCAACTTGATAAAATAACTAAACCTACGTTAATCATTCATGCCATGGATGACCCTTTTCTTTGTCATAAATACCTGAACAAAATCCCCGAAAACAGCTCTATCAATCTCGAAGTCAGTAAGCATGGTGGCCATGTAGGTTTTATTAGTGGCCGTAACCCATTTAAGCCTCAGTATTGGCTTGAGAATAGAGTATTAAATTTTATTGAAGAGCAATTTAGCAAATGA
- the radC gene encoding RadC family protein, which translates to MLKDWPIQERPREKLLSLGAHSLSDAELLAIFLRTGVKGYDVVEMSRHLLKHFGSLHNVFASDCDSFCQQYGLGKAKYVQLQACLEMSRRYLASKLTQGKSLTSSSQTKDYLISELKHEPHEVFAILFLDNQHNIICFKKLFFGTIDAATVYPRVVVESALKFKSAAIILSHNHPSGIAEPSLADKQITQRLIKALALVDIRVLDHIIIAGHLTCSLAERGDM; encoded by the coding sequence ATGTTAAAAGATTGGCCCATTCAAGAACGTCCCCGTGAAAAACTACTATCTTTAGGTGCCCACAGCTTAAGTGATGCTGAGTTATTAGCTATATTCCTACGCACTGGTGTAAAAGGCTATGATGTGGTTGAAATGTCTCGCCACTTATTAAAGCACTTTGGCAGTTTACATAATGTATTTGCTAGCGACTGCGATAGTTTTTGCCAGCAATATGGTTTAGGCAAGGCTAAATATGTGCAATTACAAGCTTGCTTAGAAATGTCGAGAAGGTATTTAGCTTCTAAACTAACTCAAGGAAAAAGTTTAACCTCATCAAGCCAAACAAAAGATTATTTAATATCCGAGTTAAAACACGAACCCCATGAAGTGTTTGCAATATTGTTTTTAGACAATCAACATAACATTATTTGTTTTAAAAAATTATTCTTTGGCACTATCGATGCGGCAACAGTTTATCCAAGAGTAGTGGTAGAAAGTGCCTTAAAGTTTAAATCTGCCGCTATTATTTTATCGCATAACCACCCTTCTGGAATTGCAGAACCGAGCTTAGCCGACAAACAAATAACCCAAAGATTGATAAAAGCATTAGCATTAGTCGATATTAGAGTACTTGATCACATAATTATTGCCGGTCACCTCACATGTTCATTAGCCGAACGCGGGGACATGTAG
- the slmA gene encoding nucleoid occlusion factor SlmA — translation MSDNKKPNRKQQILECLAHMLETSPGQRITTAKLAGEVGFSEAALYRHFPSKARMFEGLIEYIEESLFSRINLILADQKETMVRCHHITHVILVFAERNPGMSRILAGDALVGENERLRVRVHQLFEKLETQLKQILRERKLREGKGLPINELALANIILAFCEGKISQYVRSGFEKKPSESFAEQWQFLMSGC, via the coding sequence ATGTCAGATAATAAAAAACCAAATCGTAAACAGCAAATTTTAGAATGTCTTGCTCATATGTTAGAGACAAGCCCTGGACAGCGAATTACTACGGCGAAGTTAGCCGGTGAAGTTGGCTTTTCAGAAGCGGCTTTATATCGTCACTTCCCTTCTAAAGCGCGCATGTTTGAAGGCCTGATAGAATATATTGAAGAGTCATTATTTTCTCGTATCAATTTAATTTTAGCGGATCAAAAAGAAACTATGGTGCGTTGTCATCATATTACCCACGTTATCTTAGTATTTGCAGAGCGTAATCCAGGTATGAGTCGCATATTAGCGGGTGATGCATTAGTGGGTGAGAATGAGCGTTTACGTGTACGCGTACATCAGCTATTTGAAAAGCTTGAAACTCAATTGAAGCAAATTTTACGTGAGCGTAAGTTACGTGAGGGTAAAGGTTTACCAATTAATGAATTAGCCTTAGCTAATATTATTCTTGCCTTTTGTGAAGGTAAAATTAGCCAATATGTCCGCTCTGGCTTTGAGAAAAAACCAAGTGAAAGCTTTGCCGAACAGTGGCAATTTTTAATGTCAGGTTGCTAG
- the yrfG gene encoding GMP/IMP nucleotidase: protein MFDWSKIHTVLLDMDGTLLDLHFDNHFWMEHLPKRYAQHAQISLEQAHHYLKSRYQQVEGTISWYCLDYWAEQINMPITELKREVQHLIKLRDDAHDFLVALKQSGRKVILVTNAHPDSLSLKIERTQLNEYFDELISCHQFGVTKESQLLWQRLQQHVGFDNENTLFVDDSINILDSAKNFGIKHLLAIANPDSKQAIREITEYPAITDYSVLLNEIKIPLQS, encoded by the coding sequence ATGTTTGATTGGTCAAAAATTCATACCGTGTTGCTTGATATGGATGGCACACTTCTCGATCTTCATTTTGATAATCATTTTTGGATGGAGCATCTACCAAAAAGATACGCTCAACATGCTCAAATTAGCTTAGAACAAGCTCATCATTATCTAAAGTCTAGATACCAACAAGTAGAAGGTACGATCTCATGGTATTGTCTAGATTATTGGGCTGAGCAAATTAATATGCCAATCACTGAACTGAAAAGAGAAGTTCAACATTTAATTAAACTCAGAGATGATGCTCATGATTTTTTAGTGGCATTAAAGCAATCTGGCCGTAAAGTAATATTGGTAACTAATGCACACCCTGACAGCTTATCCCTTAAAATTGAACGTACGCAATTGAATGAATATTTTGATGAGCTTATTTCATGCCATCAGTTTGGGGTTACTAAGGAATCTCAATTATTGTGGCAACGACTACAGCAACATGTGGGCTTTGATAATGAAAATACCTTGTTTGTCGATGACAGCATTAACATTCTCGATTCAGCTAAAAATTTCGGCATAAAGCACTTGCTAGCCATTGCTAACCCCGACAGTAAACAAGCGATTAGAGAAATTACCGAATATCCGGCAATCACCGATTACAGTGTTTTGTTAAACGAGATAAAAATTCCATTGCAGAGCTGA
- the rpmB gene encoding 50S ribosomal protein L28, translated as MSKICQVTGKKPMVGNNRSHALNSTRRRFLPNLQTHRFWVESENRFVKLRLTPKGMRIIDKNGIDSVLADIRARGEKI; from the coding sequence ATGTCTAAGATTTGCCAAGTAACAGGCAAGAAACCGATGGTAGGTAACAACCGTTCTCACGCGTTGAACTCTACTCGTCGTCGTTTTTTACCAAACCTACAAACACACCGTTTTTGGGTAGAAAGTGAAAACCGTTTTGTAAAATTACGTTTAACACCGAAAGGTATGCGTATTATCGATAAGAATGGTATTGATTCTGTATTAGCAGATATCCGTGCCCGTGGCGAAAAGATCTAA
- the nudE gene encoding ADP compounds hydrolase NudE, with the protein MDKSAKLKLPEILASKEVAKSRLVTVEQIELKFSNDELRSYEKIKGAGRGAVLIVPMLDDDTLILIREYCAGTHSYQLGFPKGLIDAGEEPIVAANRELQEEIKMAATKLTYVHKVSLAPAFFNATMEIFMASGLYESALEGDEPEPLQIVHWKLSDYKNLLAQPDFTEARSISALMLVKDILKGHK; encoded by the coding sequence ATGGATAAATCAGCTAAACTTAAATTACCAGAAATACTTGCCTCTAAAGAAGTTGCAAAAAGTCGCTTGGTCACCGTTGAGCAAATTGAATTAAAGTTTAGTAATGATGAGCTGCGCAGCTATGAGAAAATTAAGGGCGCAGGTAGGGGCGCGGTTTTAATTGTTCCTATGTTAGATGATGACACTCTCATATTAATTAGAGAGTACTGTGCCGGTACTCATTCTTATCAATTAGGCTTTCCTAAAGGGTTAATTGATGCTGGTGAAGAGCCTATTGTAGCAGCTAACAGAGAGCTTCAAGAAGAAATAAAAATGGCAGCAACCAAGTTAACTTATGTGCATAAAGTTAGTTTGGCTCCGGCTTTTTTCAATGCCACTATGGAAATATTTATGGCAAGTGGTTTATATGAAAGTGCTCTTGAAGGTGATGAACCTGAACCATTACAAATAGTGCACTGGAAACTCAGTGATTATAAAAATTTACTCGCGCAACCTGATTTTACTGAAGCTCGCAGTATTTCAGCGTTAATGCTTGTGAAAGACATACTTAAGGGACACAAATGA
- a CDS encoding aminoacyl-histidine dipeptidase → MSDLSQLSPSSLWQIFANICSIPHPSKHEQKISLWIQQWAKEQGLSVKEDTVGNLFIKKPATQGMENRKGVILQAHMDMVPQKNSDTKHDFLTDPIRPYIDGDWVTAQGTTLGADNGIGLSSAMAVLASSDVEHGPLEVLVTIDEEAGMSGAFGLEAGWLDGEILINTDSEQEGEVYMGCAGGVDASATFKLESEAVPIGFESFNLSISGLKGGHSGVDIHTGRANANKLLVRFLLQASREFGIQLTELNGGSLRNAIPREANASFVVASENVEALKTAFGHYLTTIRANLHVVEPDISMLLIQPETFEQMWTQACQNKILLALNGCVNGVVRMSDDIEGVVETSLNLGVLRCKGPKFIALCLIRSLHDDGRMETEEMVESVFTLAGAKVEFSGAYPGWKPSTNSEIMNVVRDTYQENFNKVPEVMVIHAGLECGLFKTEYPHLDMVSIGPTIKFPHSPDEKVEIATVAQYWKLLTAVLANIPARN, encoded by the coding sequence ATGTCAGATTTAAGTCAACTATCCCCAAGCAGTTTATGGCAAATCTTTGCCAATATTTGTAGCATTCCACATCCGTCGAAGCATGAGCAAAAAATATCTCTTTGGATCCAACAATGGGCTAAAGAACAAGGTTTAAGTGTTAAAGAAGACACTGTTGGCAATTTATTTATTAAAAAGCCAGCAACTCAAGGCATGGAAAATCGTAAGGGCGTTATATTGCAGGCGCATATGGATATGGTACCGCAAAAAAATAGCGATACTAAGCATGACTTTTTAACCGACCCTATTCGTCCTTATATTGATGGTGACTGGGTTACAGCTCAAGGCACAACCTTGGGTGCAGATAATGGCATTGGTTTATCTTCTGCAATGGCGGTGCTTGCTAGCAGTGATGTAGAACATGGTCCTTTAGAAGTTCTTGTTACTATTGATGAAGAAGCAGGCATGAGCGGTGCCTTTGGTTTAGAAGCAGGTTGGTTAGACGGTGAGATTTTAATTAATACTGACTCTGAACAAGAAGGTGAAGTATACATGGGGTGTGCTGGTGGTGTAGATGCCAGTGCAACTTTTAAACTTGAGAGCGAAGCAGTACCAATTGGGTTTGAATCATTTAACTTGTCTATTTCAGGTTTAAAAGGCGGTCACTCTGGTGTTGATATTCATACCGGCCGCGCAAACGCTAATAAGCTGTTGGTGCGCTTTTTATTACAAGCTAGCAGAGAATTTGGCATTCAGTTAACTGAGCTTAATGGCGGTAGTTTACGCAATGCAATTCCACGTGAAGCTAATGCTAGCTTTGTAGTTGCTAGTGAAAACGTCGAGGCATTAAAGACAGCATTTGGTCATTACTTAACAACGATTAGAGCAAACTTACATGTTGTTGAACCTGACATTTCAATGTTACTTATTCAACCTGAAACGTTTGAACAAATGTGGACACAAGCTTGCCAGAATAAAATTTTATTGGCACTGAATGGCTGCGTTAATGGCGTAGTTCGAATGAGCGATGATATTGAGGGGGTTGTGGAAACTTCATTAAACTTAGGCGTACTACGTTGTAAAGGACCTAAATTTATCGCGTTATGCTTGATTCGAAGCCTACATGACGATGGCCGTATGGAAACTGAAGAAATGGTTGAGTCAGTATTTACTTTAGCTGGCGCTAAAGTTGAGTTTTCCGGTGCATACCCAGGTTGGAAGCCAAGTACCAACTCTGAAATTATGAATGTTGTGCGTGACACTTACCAAGAAAACTTTAATAAAGTACCTGAGGTTATGGTAATTCATGCGGGTTTAGAGTGTGGTTTATTTAAAACTGAGTACCCACATTTGGACATGGTATCAATTGGCCCAACAATTAAATTTCCGCACTCTCCAGATGAGAAAGTTGAAATTGCAACCGTTGCACAATATTGGAAATTATTAACTGCAGTGTTAGCGAATATTCCTGCTCGGAACTAA
- the dut gene encoding dUTP diphosphatase — MINDLDKKPIKLKILDHRIGTEFPLPNYATLGSAGIDLCACMATELVIEPGETQLIPTGISVFIEDPQLCATILPRSGLGHKHGIVLGNLVGLIDSDYQGPLMVSCWNRGKKSYTITPGDRIAQLVFLPVVQAEFEIVNSFESTRRGHGGFGHTGNK; from the coding sequence ATGATTAACGATCTTGATAAAAAGCCAATAAAGCTAAAAATTTTAGACCATAGGATTGGCACTGAATTTCCACTGCCAAATTACGCTACGCTAGGATCCGCAGGCATAGATTTGTGCGCGTGTATGGCAACTGAGTTAGTAATAGAGCCCGGTGAAACTCAATTAATTCCAACCGGTATCTCGGTGTTTATAGAAGATCCACAATTGTGTGCAACTATATTACCGCGTTCTGGCTTAGGTCATAAACACGGTATTGTATTAGGTAATTTGGTTGGTTTAATTGATTCAGATTACCAAGGGCCGTTAATGGTTTCTTGCTGGAATAGAGGCAAGAAAAGCTACACTATTACTCCTGGCGATAGAATTGCCCAGTTAGTGTTTTTACCGGTTGTCCAAGCTGAATTTGAAATAGTAAATAGTTTTGAATCTACAAGACGTGGGCATGGCGGCTTTGGCCATACCGGCAATAAATAA
- a CDS encoding patatin-like phospholipase family protein produces the protein MNKKNKQKTVSLVLGSGGAKGLAHIGVIRWLEEHNYKIESISGSSIGALVGGIYAAGQLDVYEKWVRAISKFDLMVLMDISWDKGGFIKGDKIINSLEKLVGQQNIEDLPISFTAITTDIDKEKEIWINKGDLFTAIRASISIPMIFTPYTFKGKRVIDGGVLNPVPIAPTFVDHTDLTIAVNLGGAAEYNKGKRSNLKMMREISASPFKKKIHRFVNSLTKNKPKEQHNWDAYDVANHAIDAMQSQIARHRLAASPPNVLIEIPRNACGTLEFSKANEMIALGYERTASAMSKPVK, from the coding sequence ATGAATAAAAAGAACAAACAAAAAACAGTATCACTAGTTCTTGGTAGTGGTGGCGCAAAAGGATTAGCGCATATTGGTGTAATTCGTTGGCTTGAAGAACATAATTATAAAATTGAATCTATTTCTGGTAGTTCAATTGGTGCTTTAGTCGGTGGCATATATGCTGCAGGCCAGTTGGATGTTTATGAAAAATGGGTAAGAGCCATTTCAAAGTTTGATCTTATGGTGCTTATGGATATTTCCTGGGATAAAGGTGGTTTTATCAAAGGTGATAAAATTATTAACTCATTAGAAAAGCTTGTTGGCCAGCAAAACATTGAAGATTTACCAATCAGCTTTACCGCGATCACCACAGACATTGATAAAGAAAAAGAAATTTGGATTAACAAGGGCGACTTGTTTACTGCCATCAGAGCTTCAATATCTATTCCGATGATTTTCACTCCTTATACCTTTAAGGGTAAACGAGTAATTGATGGTGGAGTATTAAACCCGGTACCTATTGCCCCAACATTTGTCGATCATACCGATTTAACCATAGCAGTTAATTTAGGTGGCGCTGCCGAGTATAACAAGGGCAAACGTAGCAATTTAAAAATGATGCGTGAAATAAGTGCTTCACCATTTAAAAAGAAAATTCATCGATTTGTTAATAGCCTCACTAAAAACAAACCTAAAGAGCAGCATAATTGGGATGCATACGATGTGGCTAACCACGCGATAGATGCGATGCAAAGCCAAATAGCAAGACATCGTTTAGCGGCATCACCACCGAACGTGTTAATTGAAATTCCCCGGAACGCTTGTGGTACATTGGAGTTTAGTAAGGCAAATGAAATGATAGCGCTAGGCTATGAAAGAACTGCTAGTGCAATGTCTAAACCGGTAAAATAA
- a CDS encoding YceI family protein: MKTLISFISFLSLFLSLPTLATWQLDNEQSIVSFVSVKKADVAESHHFDLLEGMIQTNGTAKVKIALASVNSGIEIRNTRLKEMLFKTDVFPSAIITANISNKFIDELALSASSEIMLQGRLELNDKKKSVQIPTWVTKVSETKLMVTSIKPVIINAKDFGLEEGVQQLKEIASLPSISNAVPVSFVLTFIREK, from the coding sequence ATGAAAACACTTATTAGCTTCATTTCATTTTTATCTTTGTTTCTCAGTTTACCTACATTGGCAACCTGGCAGCTAGATAATGAGCAATCAATTGTAAGCTTTGTTAGCGTTAAAAAAGCTGATGTCGCTGAATCTCATCACTTCGACTTGCTTGAAGGCATGATTCAAACTAACGGAACAGCTAAAGTAAAAATAGCTTTAGCTAGTGTTAACAGTGGTATTGAAATCAGAAATACACGTTTAAAAGAAATGCTGTTTAAAACCGATGTATTTCCAAGCGCAATTATTACTGCCAACATCAGTAATAAATTTATCGACGAACTAGCATTAAGTGCAAGTTCTGAAATAATGCTTCAAGGTCGTTTAGAGCTTAATGATAAGAAGAAAAGTGTACAAATTCCAACTTGGGTAACCAAAGTTAGTGAAACAAAGTTAATGGTAACTAGTATCAAACCAGTGATAATTAATGCTAAAGATTTTGGTTTAGAAGAAGGTGTACAGCAATTAAAAGAAATTGCTTCGCTGCCAAGTATCAGTAATGCTGTGCCGGTAAGTTTTGTACTAACCTTTATTCGTGAGAAGTAA
- a CDS encoding YheU family protein produces the protein MIIEIDQISSEALNAIIENYILREGTDYGESECSMADKKQQITAQLKSKKIVLVYSELHETVNILPFEQFTSHE, from the coding sequence ATGATTATTGAAATTGATCAAATTAGCAGTGAAGCATTAAACGCAATTATTGAAAATTATATACTCAGAGAAGGTACTGATTACGGAGAATCTGAATGCTCAATGGCAGACAAAAAACAACAGATAACCGCTCAGTTAAAAAGTAAAAAAATAGTCTTAGTTTATTCTGAGCTTCACGAAACGGTAAATATTTTACCGTTTGAGCAATTTACTTCTCACGAATAA
- the coaBC gene encoding bifunctional phosphopantothenoylcysteine decarboxylase/phosphopantothenate--cysteine ligase CoaBC: MFLQNKNIVLGVTGGIAAYKSAELVRRLKDQGANVRVVITNGGKAFITPLTLQAVSGNPVADSLLDPAAEAAMGHIELAKWADLILIAPATANTIARLSAGMADDLLATICLATAAPIAVAPAMNQQMWHAKATQENMTVITRRGIHVWGPGAGEQACGDVGYGRMIEPDDIVEHCIKHFNANQSLAGQHWVITAGPTREAIDPVRYISNHSSGKMGFSIADAAQSFGATVTLIAGPVNLATPSNCNRIDVQSAENMHEVALEQTISADVFIACAAVADYKVAKISEHKIKKTSTNDEMSIELVKNPDIVASVAALKNKPFTVGFAAETQDVEHYAKGKLARKNLDMIAANDVAKQGQGFNSDDNALKVFWHNGSIDLPLTGKRQLAEQLVVLINDRMQDD; the protein is encoded by the coding sequence ATGTTTTTACAGAATAAAAATATCGTTTTAGGCGTTACTGGCGGAATAGCCGCATATAAAAGTGCTGAGTTAGTGCGACGCTTAAAAGATCAAGGTGCCAACGTAAGAGTGGTGATTACAAATGGTGGTAAAGCCTTTATAACGCCATTAACACTTCAAGCTGTGTCAGGTAACCCTGTTGCTGACAGTTTACTTGATCCTGCTGCTGAAGCAGCGATGGGTCATATTGAACTCGCTAAGTGGGCTGATTTAATTTTAATTGCTCCGGCAACAGCTAATACCATTGCTAGATTAAGTGCCGGTATGGCTGATGATCTTCTTGCTACTATTTGTTTAGCTACAGCTGCACCTATTGCGGTAGCTCCAGCAATGAATCAGCAAATGTGGCATGCCAAAGCTACCCAAGAAAATATGACGGTGATCACTCGACGTGGCATTCATGTTTGGGGGCCAGGCGCAGGTGAACAAGCTTGTGGTGATGTGGGCTATGGTCGAATGATAGAGCCTGATGATATTGTTGAACATTGCATAAAACATTTTAATGCTAATCAATCTTTAGCTGGTCAACATTGGGTAATAACCGCTGGACCTACACGTGAAGCAATTGACCCTGTGCGTTATATTTCAAATCACTCTTCTGGAAAAATGGGCTTTTCGATAGCCGATGCTGCGCAAAGCTTTGGTGCAACAGTTACACTAATTGCCGGTCCAGTAAATTTAGCTACACCATCCAACTGCAACCGCATTGACGTGCAAAGTGCAGAGAACATGCATGAAGTTGCTTTAGAACAAACAATAAGTGCCGATGTGTTTATTGCTTGTGCAGCAGTTGCCGATTATAAAGTGGCAAAAATTAGCGAACATAAAATAAAGAAAACTAGCACTAATGATGAAATGAGCATTGAGCTTGTTAAAAATCCAGACATTGTTGCTAGTGTTGCCGCTTTAAAAAATAAACCTTTTACTGTTGGTTTTGCCGCAGAAACACAAGATGTTGAACATTACGCTAAGGGTAAACTAGCCCGTAAAAATTTAGATATGATTGCTGCTAATGATGTTGCTAAACAAGGGCAAGGCTTTAACAGTGATGACAATGCTTTAAAAGTATTTTGGCATAATGGCAGTATAGATTTACCACTAACGGGTAAAAGACAACTCGCAGAACAGTTAGTAGTATTAATCAATGACAGGATGCAAGATGATTAA
- a CDS encoding META domain-containing protein, with protein sequence MSSLLKKLSLGIVASVLCVACQSNDIEKEQEMVALMLTGQIWNLTTLAGAPAIVGESNKAVSIEFLIESNTYRGYAGCNNYSGRFETADNNLEIGPARATRKFCQNTSEQENKLFNALSSVDNYKIIDKTLTVSDDLNQVLAVFTIK encoded by the coding sequence ATGAGTTCACTACTAAAAAAATTAAGTCTAGGTATTGTCGCGTCAGTATTATGTGTTGCTTGTCAAAGTAATGACATTGAAAAAGAACAAGAAATGGTCGCTCTTATGTTAACTGGACAAATATGGAATTTAACGACATTGGCAGGCGCACCTGCAATAGTTGGTGAGAGCAATAAAGCCGTTAGTATCGAATTTTTAATTGAAAGTAATACATACAGGGGTTATGCCGGGTGTAACAATTATTCTGGTCGTTTTGAAACTGCTGATAATAATTTAGAAATTGGTCCAGCAAGGGCAACCCGTAAGTTCTGTCAAAACACATCAGAACAAGAAAATAAATTATTTAACGCCTTAAGTTCTGTTGATAATTATAAAATTATAGATAAAACCCTTACGGTTTCGGACGACCTAAATCAGGTTTTAGCCGTATTCACTATTAAATAA